From the candidate division KSB1 bacterium genome, one window contains:
- a CDS encoding glycoside hydrolase family 27 protein has product MKNAVVILLTCLLVSTAFALDNGLALTPPMGWNSWNKFGCDVSEQLIRETADAMVASGMKDAGYEYIVIDDCWQIGRDENGNIIADPERFPSGMKALADYVHSKGLKFGLYSDAGRKTCQGRPGSRGYEFQDARQYAAWGVDYLKYDWCYTDNQNTIESYSLMRDALKAAGRPIVFSICEWGSTKPWLWAKDVGNLWRTTGDIQDCWDCTRVWGGKGWTRILDEQVGLEVYAGPGHWNDPDMLEVGNGGMTLEEYRAHFSLWCILAAPLMAGNDLRTMTPEIRDILINKEVIAVDQDPLGKQGAKVRDDGDLEVWAKQLHDGSRAVALLNRSEETANIAVAWTDIGYPAHLKAKVRDLWQHKDLGEFKGGFSAPVQRHGVVMITVMPK; this is encoded by the coding sequence ATGAAAAATGCCGTTGTCATTCTTTTGACTTGCCTGCTTGTCTCAACCGCTTTTGCTCTTGACAATGGTCTGGCGCTGACGCCGCCGATGGGATGGAACAGTTGGAACAAGTTCGGCTGCGATGTCAGTGAACAGTTGATCCGTGAGACCGCCGACGCCATGGTCGCTTCCGGCATGAAGGATGCCGGCTATGAATATATCGTTATTGATGACTGTTGGCAGATCGGCCGCGACGAAAACGGCAACATCATCGCCGATCCCGAACGTTTTCCCTCGGGCATGAAGGCGCTGGCTGACTATGTGCACAGCAAAGGCCTCAAGTTCGGCCTTTACTCCGATGCGGGACGCAAAACCTGTCAAGGCCGTCCCGGCAGCCGCGGCTATGAGTTTCAGGACGCCCGTCAATATGCCGCCTGGGGTGTCGATTATCTGAAATACGACTGGTGTTACACCGACAATCAGAACACGATCGAGTCCTACTCGCTGATGCGGGATGCGCTCAAAGCCGCGGGACGGCCGATCGTTTTCAGCATCTGCGAATGGGGCAGCACCAAGCCGTGGCTGTGGGCCAAGGACGTCGGCAACTTGTGGCGAACCACCGGCGACATTCAGGATTGCTGGGACTGCACGAGGGTTTGGGGCGGCAAAGGCTGGACGCGCATCTTGGATGAGCAGGTCGGGTTGGAAGTTTATGCCGGACCCGGCCACTGGAACGACCCGGACATGCTGGAGGTCGGCAACGGCGGCATGACGCTGGAAGAGTATCGCGCGCATTTCAGCTTGTGGTGCATTTTGGCGGCGCCGCTGATGGCCGGCAACGATTTGCGCACCATGACGCCGGAAATTCGCGACATTCTTATCAACAAAGAGGTGATTGCCGTAGACCAGGATCCGCTCGGCAAGCAGGGCGCCAAAGTACGCGACGACGGCGATCTTGAGGTATGGGCCAAGCAGCTTCATGACGGCAGCCGCGCCGTAGCGTTGCTCAACCGCAGCGAAGAGACGGCCAACATTGCGGTAGCTTGGACGGATATCGGTTATCCCGCACACTTGAAGGCCAAAGTGCGCGATTTATGGCAGCACAAAGACTTGGGTGAATTCAAGGGCGGATTCAGCGCGCCGGTACAGAGGCACGGCGTCGTGATGATTACCGTCATGCCGAAATAG
- a CDS encoding T9SS type A sorting domain-containing protein, with amino-acid sequence MKWYALPVIVAFALPGFADNLMPDFPPSFQPGPFPLGIEPVRHDAPVDESDPDGVLHEYTAYKGTVVVDGKVDDEEWAKIPWTLMEFNFDVPTSQEGSHWDDAYAPSGWDGWTDLTAWFKVLHDDNYIYVAVMRYDDDYSFDPATHNSTGNIWQNDAYQIIVDTRAPGAFDEEMPGAEVGICLVDNEEAYNFWPTSHQHPAQKLELADGDCASTITTATDKAIHGVITQREGGYMEVIEAAFIKYDVMEDDMLGMFSICALDRDYDIRESVDQWAQGIYVKDSKQYGSILWSSKPAPASAVRTTSTAPRAFLLRQNYPNPFNPVTSISFSLAEPEEVTLKVFSLDGTCVGTLIDHRLMPAGEHMIKFDASQLESGVYFYRLETPSGSLTRKMTVLK; translated from the coding sequence ATGAAATGGTACGCATTGCCGGTCATCGTTGCTTTTGCATTGCCGGGGTTTGCCGACAATCTCATGCCGGACTTTCCGCCCAGTTTTCAGCCTGGACCTTTTCCGCTGGGAATCGAACCGGTGCGTCATGATGCTCCGGTCGATGAATCGGATCCCGACGGCGTGCTCCACGAGTATACGGCCTACAAGGGAACGGTTGTGGTGGACGGTAAAGTGGATGATGAAGAGTGGGCCAAAATTCCATGGACTTTGATGGAATTCAACTTTGATGTACCGACCAGTCAGGAAGGATCTCACTGGGATGACGCTTATGCGCCGAGCGGTTGGGACGGTTGGACGGACTTGACTGCCTGGTTCAAAGTGCTGCATGATGACAACTATATCTATGTCGCCGTGATGCGCTATGACGACGATTACAGCTTTGACCCGGCGACTCACAACAGCACCGGCAACATCTGGCAGAATGACGCCTATCAGATCATCGTCGATACCCGTGCACCCGGCGCTTTTGACGAAGAGATGCCCGGTGCCGAAGTCGGCATTTGTCTGGTGGATAACGAAGAAGCCTATAATTTCTGGCCCACGAGCCACCAGCATCCAGCGCAAAAGTTGGAGCTTGCGGACGGTGATTGCGCCTCCACGATTACTACCGCCACGGACAAAGCCATCCACGGCGTCATTACTCAGCGTGAAGGCGGTTACATGGAAGTGATCGAAGCGGCTTTTATCAAGTACGACGTCATGGAAGACGACATGCTCGGCATGTTCTCGATCTGCGCGCTGGATCGCGATTACGACATCCGTGAATCGGTGGATCAGTGGGCACAGGGCATCTATGTCAAGGACAGCAAGCAATACGGCAGCATTCTCTGGAGCTCCAAACCTGCTCCTGCTTCGGCGGTTCGCACGACATCAACGGCTCCTCGTGCCTTCTTATTGCGGCAAAACTACCCCAATCCGTTCAACCCCGTTACTTCGATCTCATTCTCCCTAGCCGAGCCGGAGGAAGTGACGCTGAAGGTGTTCTCGTTGGACGGTACCTGCGTCGGTACTCTCATTGATCATCGACTGATGCCGGCCGGTGAACATATGATAAAGTTCGACGCATCGCAACTGGAGAGCGGCGTGTATTTTTACCGGCTGGAAACACCGTCAGGCAGTTTAACCAGGAAAATGACTGTCCTCAAGTAA
- a CDS encoding TonB C-terminal domain-containing protein codes for MKKEPRRQSLMGKAYLLSAAVHGLFFLLFSVSLFSTRPRFRVDNFSEVVFAQSMPIVERPVTVRKETELPRSEPVKQQETVRFKKPEPKKEPTTESGSKSQVKVDAERFPFDYYLRLLRTRIQERWNPPYQTAEGGKLNTLIDFTIQRDGSITDIRISKGSGKFLYDAAAQRAVVAVGKMPPLPDEYGENELHVTIDFEATW; via the coding sequence ATGAAAAAGGAACCTCGAAGGCAATCTCTAATGGGCAAAGCTTATCTCTTGTCGGCAGCGGTGCACGGTCTTTTTTTTCTGCTTTTCAGCGTTTCCCTGTTTTCGACGCGGCCTCGATTTCGGGTGGACAATTTTTCGGAAGTGGTTTTTGCTCAATCCATGCCGATAGTCGAGCGGCCGGTTACGGTTCGTAAAGAAACCGAGCTCCCCAGGAGCGAGCCGGTTAAGCAGCAGGAGACGGTTCGTTTTAAAAAGCCGGAACCGAAAAAAGAGCCGACAACGGAATCAGGGTCGAAAAGTCAGGTCAAGGTCGATGCGGAACGGTTTCCGTTCGATTATTACCTACGGCTTTTGCGTACCCGAATTCAGGAAAGATGGAATCCCCCCTATCAGACGGCAGAAGGGGGCAAGTTGAACACTTTGATCGATTTTACCATCCAGCGGGATGGATCGATTACCGACATTCGGATCAGCAAGGGGTCGGGCAAATTTTTATACGACGCCGCGGCGCAGCGGGCGGTCGTCGCGGTCGGTAAAATGCCGCCCCTGCCGGATGAATATGGCGAGAATGAACTGCACGTGACTATCGACTTTGAGGCAACTTGGTGA
- the pal gene encoding peptidoglycan-associated lipoprotein Pal, translating to MKKSILWVLVVLTVCAVAFQGCSKKVVKQEAPVEVKQPEPAPAPAPEPAPTPAPEPEKKELSFSNVHFDFDKYDIRPDAREVLEQHAKTLLDNPSVKILVEGHCDERGTVEYNLALGEKRANAVKNFLVNYGVAADRISTISYGKERPLDPRSNEEAWAKNRRAQFVIVAQ from the coding sequence ATGAAAAAATCGATTCTGTGGGTACTGGTTGTATTGACGGTTTGCGCCGTTGCGTTTCAAGGCTGCAGCAAAAAGGTCGTCAAGCAGGAAGCCCCGGTTGAAGTAAAGCAGCCGGAACCGGCTCCGGCCCCGGCACCCGAACCGGCTCCCACTCCGGCACCCGAACCTGAGAAGAAAGAGTTGTCTTTCAGCAACGTTCACTTTGACTTTGACAAGTACGACATTCGTCCCGATGCCCGCGAAGTCTTGGAGCAGCATGCTAAAACTTTGCTGGATAATCCATCGGTCAAGATCTTGGTGGAAGGTCATTGCGATGAGCGCGGCACAGTCGAATATAACCTTGCTCTGGGTGAAAAGCGCGCCAATGCCGTAAAGAACTTTCTGGTCAATTACGGCGTTGCGGCAGACCGCATTTCGACGATCAGCTACGGCAAGGAGCGGCCCCTCGATCCGCGCTCCAATGAGGAAGCTTGGGCCAAGAACCGTCGTGCCCAGTTTGTCATCGTTGCCCAGTAA
- a CDS encoding ATP-binding protein: MKFRIRPSILTGFAAMGVLVVIVAVAAIFYAGRMQRNTRRIIEENVSSLKAAEELEIALLDMKGLTSNYILRREQRWLDQFSLKKAAFLYWLQEAQNRATSSREAEIVAGIDALFADYMAVHDRIVAAARGGDTAGAYELLTLELLPYFDQIYAKCEELLTINEHLMLDAGAVVAADFYQMNLLITGIGIAGILSGLGIGLWMSRKILYPIHNLVLRLRGVAQNDLVRRVEVDDLSELEHLNEYVHQLIAQVGEVNRDLELNQEMLMRTEKLAALGKMAAGLAHEIRNPITAVKMLLHSAQEEPLDTEQLRQDLSVIIAEIDRVEKILQDFLAFARPSDPQFAEWNLDELIGQTLRLLSAQLKGKQIQLEKQCPPALQIHADGEQMQQVLVNVLLNSIQAVSEGGKITIHCREMQAFGNRPAVEIVVADNGPGVPPDLMGQIFDPFVTAKEDGTGLGLSIAAQIVHNHGGEIFADNLPGGGAQFTIRLPRKREAL, translated from the coding sequence ATGAAGTTCCGCATTCGTCCCAGCATTCTAACCGGTTTTGCCGCCATGGGTGTCTTGGTAGTCATTGTCGCCGTGGCGGCAATTTTCTATGCCGGCAGAATGCAGCGGAACACGCGCAGGATTATTGAGGAAAATGTCTCGAGTCTAAAAGCAGCGGAAGAGCTCGAGATTGCCCTGCTCGACATGAAAGGGCTGACTTCGAACTATATCCTTCGTCGGGAACAGCGATGGCTGGACCAGTTTTCGCTGAAAAAGGCCGCTTTTTTGTACTGGCTCCAGGAAGCCCAAAATAGAGCGACATCCAGCCGCGAGGCGGAGATCGTCGCCGGCATCGATGCGCTGTTTGCCGACTATATGGCCGTCCACGACCGGATCGTTGCGGCAGCGCGGGGGGGCGACACCGCCGGTGCATACGAGCTCCTGACCTTGGAGCTCCTCCCCTATTTCGATCAAATCTATGCAAAATGTGAAGAACTGCTCACGATCAACGAGCATCTCATGTTGGATGCCGGCGCCGTCGTCGCCGCCGACTTTTATCAGATGAACCTGCTGATTACCGGCATCGGCATTGCCGGCATTCTCTCGGGCCTGGGCATCGGTTTATGGATGTCGCGAAAAATCTTGTACCCCATCCACAATTTGGTGCTCAGGCTCCGCGGCGTAGCGCAGAACGATCTCGTTCGCCGTGTGGAAGTGGACGATCTTTCCGAATTGGAACATTTGAACGAGTATGTGCATCAATTGATTGCCCAGGTAGGCGAGGTAAACCGCGACCTGGAGCTGAATCAAGAAATGTTGATGCGCACGGAAAAATTGGCCGCCCTCGGCAAGATGGCTGCCGGACTGGCGCATGAAATCCGCAACCCCATTACCGCCGTCAAGATGCTGCTTCATTCGGCACAGGAAGAACCGCTCGACACGGAACAGCTCAGGCAGGATCTTTCCGTCATCATCGCCGAAATCGATCGGGTGGAAAAGATTCTGCAGGACTTTTTGGCGTTTGCTCGTCCTTCGGACCCGCAGTTTGCAGAATGGAATTTGGATGAACTGATCGGTCAAACGCTTCGTCTTTTGTCCGCGCAACTCAAAGGCAAGCAGATTCAACTGGAAAAGCAATGTCCACCTGCCCTGCAAATCCATGCCGACGGAGAGCAAATGCAGCAGGTGCTTGTCAATGTGCTGCTCAATTCCATTCAGGCGGTCAGCGAAGGCGGTAAAATAACAATCCATTGCCGGGAGATGCAGGCTTTCGGCAACCGACCTGCGGTAGAAATTGTCGTAGCCGATAACGGACCGGGAGTGCCGCCGGATTTGATGGGGCAAATTTTCGATCCGTTCGTAACGGCCAAAGAAGACGGCACAGGCCTGGGTTTGTCGATTGCGGCTCAAATCGTGCACAATCACGGCGGAGAAATTTTTGCCGACAATTTGCCGGGGGGCGGAGCGCAGTTTACCATTCGGTTGCCTCGCAAGCGGGAGGCGCTATGA
- the ybgF gene encoding tol-pal system protein YbgF: MRIDGKKYFFNSSRLFALFSVALLFTGCATRKEIVRFQQDVALLKQQSEEIRAQNAAAAAKLTELEKSLTALRDETRRTRADILAELSGVKSQTLSLDSKLEDTTLRFTNLLRRLEGAPISKAGTDSSKETVGTTPVYPDISDPEAAKAYDLARLDMSRGHYDLALAGFNEYLRRFPNSEFAVDAQYWIGEIYYAKERYEDAAKEFESVILFFPTGRKTAAALLKIGYCKVHLRDIASARRYFEAVIRQFPNSPEAKAAAEVLAEIKATGY; this comes from the coding sequence TTGCGCATCGACGGCAAAAAATATTTCTTTAACAGCAGCAGGCTTTTCGCGCTTTTTTCTGTTGCCCTGCTGTTTACCGGCTGTGCAACGCGCAAAGAGATCGTCCGCTTTCAGCAGGATGTCGCTCTTCTCAAGCAGCAGAGCGAAGAGATCAGGGCGCAGAATGCGGCGGCCGCGGCAAAACTGACGGAACTGGAAAAGTCGTTGACCGCTCTGCGCGATGAGACGCGCCGAACCCGTGCCGATATTTTGGCCGAGCTTTCGGGTGTCAAGTCGCAGACCCTGTCCCTGGATTCCAAGCTGGAGGATACCACGCTCCGCTTTACCAATCTGCTGCGGCGATTGGAGGGCGCGCCGATAAGCAAGGCGGGCACCGATTCATCCAAAGAAACAGTCGGAACTACGCCGGTCTACCCGGACATTAGCGATCCGGAAGCCGCTAAAGCTTACGATTTGGCGCGGCTCGACATGTCGCGCGGTCATTACGATCTGGCTTTGGCCGGATTTAATGAGTACCTGCGTCGATTTCCGAACAGCGAGTTTGCCGTCGATGCGCAATATTGGATCGGCGAAATTTATTACGCCAAGGAACGTTACGAGGATGCGGCCAAGGAATTCGAGTCCGTCATCCTATTTTTCCCCACCGGCCGAAAGACGGCTGCCGCGCTGCTCAAAATCGGCTATTGCAAAGTCCATCTGAGGGACATTGCATCGGCGCGGCGCTACTTTGAGGCGGTGATCAGACAATTCCCCAATTCGCCGGAAGCCAAAGCGGCGGCCGAAGTGCTGGCCGAGATCAAGGCTACCGGCTACTGA
- a CDS encoding sigma-54 dependent transcriptional regulator, producing the protein MKYDILVVDDTESVCYSFRRLLHEPRYAVETAHTGGEALHKAAERRFDLIILDVRLPDMSGLQVLKEIKRLDPKAVVLIITAFGTTETAIEATKLGAYDYLLKPFDIPLVRRLIDEALEAGRRMRREVVFAESTDESAAFDRIVGSSPAMQEVYKLIGRIAASDVNVLIRGESGTGKELVARAIYQHSRRADKPFLTVNCAAIPETLLEAELFGHEKGSFTGANRRRIGKFEQCDGGTIFLDEIGDMSLTTQAKILRVVQEGAFERVGGEETIRVDTRVIAATNKDLEAAIQEKNFREDLYYRIKVVTITLPPLRSRKQDIPALAEYFLAKYSRLEKKEGLTLSEEALRALLAYEWPGNVRELENLIQRAVVLSKSNVIPAELFIQEFKAERPTVPLGSIRIPSAEEMEAFSGSLYQKVMEETEKQLIQAALAKTGGNQVQAAALLGISRMTLRERIRRYGLD; encoded by the coding sequence ATGAAGTATGATATTCTTGTCGTCGACGATACGGAAAGCGTTTGCTACTCTTTTCGTCGGTTGCTGCATGAGCCTCGGTATGCGGTTGAGACAGCGCATACGGGCGGAGAGGCTCTGCACAAAGCTGCCGAGCGCCGCTTCGATCTCATCATTCTCGACGTGCGCCTGCCGGACATGTCGGGTCTGCAGGTGCTCAAAGAAATCAAGCGGCTCGATCCCAAGGCGGTAGTGCTCATCATCACCGCTTTCGGAACCACCGAAACGGCCATCGAGGCGACCAAATTGGGCGCCTACGATTATCTGCTCAAGCCCTTTGACATTCCGCTGGTGCGTCGGCTGATCGACGAAGCGTTGGAGGCGGGTCGGCGCATGCGGCGCGAGGTGGTCTTTGCCGAATCGACAGACGAATCCGCCGCGTTCGACCGCATCGTCGGCAGCAGCCCCGCCATGCAGGAAGTCTACAAACTGATCGGCCGCATCGCCGCCAGCGACGTCAACGTCCTGATCCGCGGCGAAAGCGGTACCGGCAAAGAGCTGGTGGCGCGCGCCATCTATCAGCACAGCCGGCGCGCCGACAAGCCTTTTCTGACCGTCAACTGTGCCGCGATTCCGGAAACTCTACTGGAAGCCGAGCTGTTCGGTCACGAAAAAGGCTCCTTCACCGGCGCCAACCGCCGACGCATCGGCAAATTCGAACAGTGCGACGGCGGCACGATCTTTCTCGATGAGATCGGCGATATGAGCCTGACCACTCAGGCTAAGATTTTGCGGGTGGTTCAAGAAGGGGCTTTTGAACGCGTCGGCGGCGAAGAGACGATCCGCGTCGACACGCGCGTTATTGCCGCCACCAACAAAGACCTCGAGGCTGCGATCCAGGAAAAAAATTTTCGCGAAGACCTTTACTATCGGATCAAGGTCGTCACCATTACTCTGCCGCCGCTGCGGTCAAGAAAGCAGGACATTCCGGCGCTGGCCGAGTATTTTCTCGCCAAATACAGTCGACTAGAGAAAAAAGAGGGCCTTACCCTTTCGGAGGAGGCTCTGAGAGCGCTGCTGGCCTATGAATGGCCCGGCAACGTGCGAGAACTCGAGAATCTTATACAGCGAGCCGTCGTCCTCAGCAAAAGCAACGTTATTCCGGCTGAACTTTTTATACAAGAGTTCAAGGCCGAGCGCCCGACCGTTCCCCTCGGTTCGATCCGGATACCAAGTGCAGAAGAAATGGAAGCCTTCAGTGGTTCTCTCTATCAAAAAGTGATGGAAGAGACGGAAAAACAGCTGATCCAAGCGGCACTTGCCAAAACCGGCGGCAATCAGGTACAGGCGGCGGCATTGTTGGGCATCTCGCGCATGACGCTGCGGGAACGCATCAGACGTTACGGCCTGGATTGA
- the tolB gene encoding Tol-Pal system beta propeller repeat protein TolB, producing MKRNKFIPIFIAFLFFAVHGRAQKQVYMTITAEGFQPIVIAVPPFETDLYTEFADEVRQVVISDLTLSGFFYVVTNEDQTVTVPDGNGVMEVPLKPAVRLDAQLEVRNRAFTVKARLSDVPSRQPIFTKQYKEELPNKRQLAHECADDIVSYLTGEKGIAQSKIAFVKQTATGKEIAVMDYDGYGERLITRNRSLNLSPAWSPSLDKLVYTSYQTGNPDLFVYAFGSGRESKLSKSKSLNSAPAWSPDGKRIAFTLTTAGNADIWVMDADGGRLRQLTNSLAIDSSPSWSPNGREIAFTSDRSGNPQIYIMNDDGTNVRRLTFDGKYNDSPAWSPKGDLIAFVTRTDEGFQICTVDINGESFRQLTFSNGNNENPTWSPNGFKIAFSSNRSGGWDIYTMNRDGSQVRRVTVDGVNTSPKWSPR from the coding sequence GTGAAACGAAATAAATTCATTCCTATTTTCATCGCGTTTTTGTTTTTCGCGGTGCACGGTCGGGCGCAAAAACAAGTTTACATGACCATAACGGCGGAAGGATTTCAGCCGATCGTCATTGCCGTGCCGCCGTTCGAGACCGATCTCTATACCGAATTTGCCGATGAAGTTCGCCAGGTCGTAATCAGCGATTTGACTCTTTCCGGCTTTTTTTATGTTGTGACGAATGAGGACCAGACCGTCACCGTGCCGGACGGCAACGGCGTAATGGAAGTTCCCTTAAAACCGGCCGTCCGATTGGACGCGCAACTGGAAGTGCGGAATCGCGCCTTTACAGTGAAAGCCCGTCTGAGCGATGTTCCTTCACGACAGCCTATTTTTACCAAACAATACAAGGAAGAGCTGCCAAACAAACGTCAATTGGCACATGAATGTGCGGACGATATTGTTTCCTATTTGACAGGAGAAAAAGGCATCGCCCAAAGCAAAATCGCCTTTGTCAAACAGACGGCTACGGGCAAAGAGATCGCGGTGATGGATTATGACGGCTATGGCGAGCGGCTTATCACCCGTAACCGGAGCCTGAATTTGTCGCCCGCATGGTCGCCGTCATTGGACAAGCTGGTCTATACCAGCTATCAGACGGGAAATCCCGATCTGTTCGTCTATGCATTCGGCAGCGGCAGAGAAAGCAAACTGTCCAAGTCGAAAAGCCTAAACAGTGCGCCGGCCTGGTCTCCGGACGGCAAGCGGATTGCCTTTACCCTGACCACGGCCGGAAACGCCGATATTTGGGTCATGGACGCCGACGGCGGTCGTTTGCGGCAGCTAACCAACAGCCTGGCCATTGACTCGTCGCCGAGCTGGTCGCCGAACGGCCGAGAGATCGCCTTTACCTCTGACCGCAGCGGCAACCCACAAATTTACATCATGAACGATGACGGCACGAACGTCCGCCGTCTTACTTTCGACGGCAAGTACAACGACAGCCCGGCCTGGTCGCCCAAAGGCGATCTGATTGCTTTTGTAACGCGCACCGATGAGGGCTTTCAAATTTGCACGGTGGATATCAACGGCGAGTCATTTCGGCAGTTGACGTTCAGCAATGGAAACAATGAAAATCCGACTTGGTCGCCGAACGGATTCAAAATCGCCTTTTCCTCCAACCGCAGCGGCGGCTGGGATATTTACACGATGAATCGCGACGGTTCCCAAGTGCGTCGCGTTACGGTCGATGGTGTCAACACATCACCGAAATGGTCGCCCAGGTAA